The genomic stretch CTAAAAGCGGGGGGTACAACTTTTTGAGCGATAAAATTGCTCAAATCGACAAGCCGACACTGATTCTGTGGGGACAGTTTGACAGGATTTTAGGGACGGCTGACGCAGAGAAATTTAAAAGAGCGATCGCGCTTTCTCAACTCATCTGGATCGAAAATTGCGGTCACGTTCCTCACTTGGAACAGTCCCAAATTACCGCCCAGCATATTCTAGAATTTTGCTAAATTTTTAGCTTTTCCTTCTTCTTTCCCTTTGACTTAATCGCCCTCGATTCAATCGTAAACTCTGGAATCTCTTGGAGTTGGTCTTCACACAAGCTGTACTGCTCGCAAACCAAACTCAGGCGAAACCCTGAACTGGTGACTTGATTCACTGAATGAGTTAAATCGCCCTGAAAATCTAGCAACGTGTTGGCTTGCGGGCGGACTTGTCCTACATTGCGCTTCTGGCAGCGTAACACTAACTCTCCTCCCATCAAATCCCGTGGCACTTGAACATAGAGGACACTCACCCAGGCTGGCGGTTCGATACTCTTGCAGTAAGAGCGCAGACTGCGGTCAATGTGGGGATCGACGCGGGAACCCTCTTTCAGCATCAGGGGATTGAGATAGAAGGCATTACACGTCGAGTGCAAAGCCACGTTGAGATAAGGTTTGAAAAAGGGAAAACTTCGTTCAACTTCGCCCAAGCCCGAACGCTGAAATACAATCGAAAATCCCTTCGTGCCGATAAAGTCGCGGTTCAAGTTGTTAACCGCAAAATAGGGACAAGCGAGAATCTGCCCCTGCAATTCGCTGAGGTAGTCAGGCTCAAAAACTTGGTGCTGTAGGCGGTAGTAGCTCAAGAAACTCTCAAAAAATGAAATGTCCTTCTGTTAGTTGTATCGCTTGTTGCACCTTGTTGTGTATATTCCACCACCCCATTCCGACTATTTCAAAATTAAGTAAATTATTTTTACAGAAATGAATAAATCAGCAATTTAGGAATTAATAGGTTTACTCTACTTTGTATCCATCATTGTTTCAGGGAAATGGTGC from Coleofasciculus sp. FACHB-T130 encodes the following:
- a CDS encoding 2OG-Fe(II) oxygenase, with amino-acid sequence MSYYRLQHQVFEPDYLSELQGQILACPYFAVNNLNRDFIGTKGFSIVFQRSGLGEVERSFPFFKPYLNVALHSTCNAFYLNPLMLKEGSRVDPHIDRSLRSYCKSIEPPAWVSVLYVQVPRDLMGGELVLRCQKRNVGQVRPQANTLLDFQGDLTHSVNQVTSSGFRLSLVCEQYSLCEDQLQEIPEFTIESRAIKSKGKKKEKLKI